Proteins encoded in a region of the Acidobacteriota bacterium genome:
- a CDS encoding tetratricopeptide repeat protein, which translates to MISKLFVSALCVLLFTVFASAQVDDVSEATGLPIPIGQPVIYGQVTISNLPRDQRKPTVWVYLFSGGAQLDKRQTRNDYFYFLQAPRNGQTLVFEVDGREAGRSVISSGISNRVRQDVTIDWRSLYGAPANEPAGVVSVRDGYTRSPANDKFFSDALSQIKKNELDEAAKLFGEITKADDKDHEAFMMLGTVLMTQKKYEDATAAFERAIALKPGYEKALTNYGSMALGQKDFAKAEELLKRAVAADPNSADANHYLGETYLQTKRGSLAVSFLNKAIELAPVAKANIHLRLAALYDAAGLKPRAADEYRAFLEKVKDHPDRQRLIKYIEQNGTK; encoded by the coding sequence ATGATCTCAAAGTTATTTGTTTCCGCCCTGTGCGTTCTTTTGTTCACGGTTTTCGCGTCCGCACAGGTCGATGATGTAAGCGAGGCCACCGGACTTCCTATCCCGATCGGGCAGCCGGTTATTTACGGCCAGGTCACGATCTCGAACCTTCCGAGAGACCAAAGGAAGCCGACCGTTTGGGTCTATCTTTTCAGCGGCGGAGCTCAACTCGATAAACGCCAGACCCGCAACGACTATTTCTACTTTCTCCAGGCACCGAGGAACGGTCAAACCCTCGTTTTTGAGGTTGACGGTCGCGAAGCCGGGCGGTCCGTCATCTCGTCAGGTATTAGTAACCGGGTTCGCCAGGACGTGACCATCGACTGGCGTTCGCTTTATGGCGCCCCGGCCAATGAGCCGGCGGGCGTCGTATCGGTTCGTGATGGTTACACACGCAGCCCGGCCAATGACAAGTTTTTCTCCGACGCCCTTTCACAAATAAAAAAGAACGAACTTGACGAGGCCGCTAAGCTCTTCGGGGAGATCACAAAAGCAGATGACAAGGACCACGAGGCGTTCATGATGCTTGGAACGGTTCTGATGACACAGAAGAAATACGAGGACGCTACCGCTGCATTTGAGCGGGCGATCGCCCTGAAGCCCGGCTATGAAAAGGCTCTGACGAATTATGGCTCGATGGCTCTCGGCCAAAAGGATTTCGCAAAGGCAGAAGAGCTTCTAAAGCGTGCGGTTGCCGCTGACCCAAACTCGGCAGATGCGAATCATTACCTCGGGGAAACTTATCTCCAAACCAAACGCGGTTCACTCGCGGTCAGTTTTCTCAATAAAGCGATTGAATTGGCACCCGTAGCGAAGGCAAACATCCATCTTCGGCTCGCCGCTCTTTATGATGCCGCCGGACTAAAGCCAAGAGCGGCCGACGAATATCGAGCATTTCTTGAGAAGGTCAAGGATCACCCTGATCGCCAGCGTCTTATAAAATATATCGAACAAAACGGGACGAAATAG
- a CDS encoding SAM-dependent methyltransferase: MNERITEFTEAFAEALEAGTFVKLTLGNYKGTDEHLQKIFLRRITTRKGERMLFQYRYDMRDVVKNYDLAEARERLVKYLGSGFRNSHLFTTESDLQLDIGKRNARLNKGKPTFRTLPQKRHDREKDHLVDPGSEYLRALGISTEDGKIRSDQRDKWKQINKFVEVVDGLIERSGLKGKSEISAVDMGCGKGYLTFALYDHLVNNRGIAASITGIDRRADLMETCDGVAKACDFEGLAFRIGDIAGAEIGRPDIVIALHACDTATDDALAQGVEAEASIIVAAPCCHQQVRKQLRPPDELAEILKHPVLLERTAETLTDGLRSMLLESRGYATKLFEFVATEHTPKNNMLVAVKERGRVPEMAYAAAELMDRYGITEQRLASLTLD; encoded by the coding sequence GTGAACGAAAGGATAACAGAATTTACCGAAGCCTTTGCCGAAGCACTCGAGGCAGGCACCTTCGTCAAGCTTACACTTGGGAATTATAAGGGCACGGACGAACATCTGCAAAAGATATTTCTCCGCCGGATAACGACCCGTAAGGGCGAGCGGATGCTTTTTCAGTATCGCTACGATATGCGCGACGTCGTAAAGAACTACGACCTCGCTGAGGCTCGCGAACGGCTCGTTAAGTATCTCGGCTCGGGATTTCGAAATTCACACCTCTTTACGACTGAAAGTGACCTTCAGCTTGATATCGGCAAGCGAAACGCCCGGCTCAACAAAGGCAAGCCGACCTTTCGAACGCTTCCTCAAAAGCGTCACGACCGCGAGAAGGACCACCTTGTCGACCCCGGCTCTGAGTACCTCCGAGCGCTCGGCATCTCGACTGAAGACGGAAAGATCCGCTCCGACCAACGCGATAAGTGGAAGCAGATCAATAAGTTCGTTGAGGTGGTTGACGGCCTGATCGAGCGCTCGGGCCTAAAAGGAAAAAGCGAGATATCGGCGGTCGATATGGGCTGCGGCAAGGGTTACCTGACCTTTGCACTCTACGACCATCTGGTCAACAACCGCGGCATCGCGGCATCGATAACAGGCATCGACCGCCGGGCTGACCTGATGGAAACCTGCGATGGAGTCGCGAAAGCATGCGATTTTGAGGGGCTCGCGTTCCGCATCGGCGACATTGCCGGGGCCGAGATCGGCCGGCCGGACATCGTCATCGCACTTCACGCCTGCGATACGGCGACCGACGATGCTCTTGCCCAGGGCGTTGAGGCCGAGGCGAGTATTATCGTCGCTGCCCCTTGTTGTCACCAACAGGTGCGGAAGCAGCTCCGTCCGCCTGATGAACTTGCCGAGATATTGAAGCATCCGGTCCTTCTCGAGCGAACGGCCGAAACCCTGACCGACGGCCTCCGCTCGATGCTGCTTGAAAGCCGCGGCTATGCGACAAAGCTTTTCGAGTTCGTCGCCACCGAACACACGCCGAAGAACAATATGCTCGTCGCCGTAAAAGAACGCGGACGTGTACCCGAAATGGCTTATGCCGCCGCCGAGCTAATGGACCGATATGGGATAACCGAGCAACGACTTGCTTCGTTAACTTTAGATTAA
- the rpmE gene encoding 50S ribosomal protein L31 — protein MKPEIHPKYDEITVACACGHSFKTRSTMGEELHIEICSECHPFFTGKQKLVDTAGRVDRFNKRYARGAQAAS, from the coding sequence ATGAAACCTGAAATACATCCGAAATACGACGAGATCACGGTCGCGTGTGCCTGTGGGCATTCGTTCAAAACGCGGTCCACAATGGGCGAGGAACTCCACATAGAAATTTGCTCGGAGTGCCACCCGTTCTTTACCGGCAAGCAGAAGCTTGTAGATACGGCCGGGCGCGTTGACCGCTTTAACAAGCGTTATGCCCGCGGGGCACAGGCCGCGAGCTAA
- a CDS encoding TonB-dependent receptor, producing the protein MKLSNMGFRAFRLVLSLGLFMAFAGAAFAQTGTSTVSGTVVDQTGAVVPGATVTISNPATGLTRSAVSASNGRFTFPGLAPATYRIEIEASGFKKLVKSDIQATVDSSSDYSLALEPGDVSVVVDVTANSIEAVINTQDATIGNNFVSEQITELPTDLRRVNNLLALQPGVTRDGYVAGGRSDQANITLDGVDINDQQTGGRAGGGDTDQGSALRATTESVEEFRITTVGANANQGRSSGAQVSLVTKSGTNEFRGSAFWFNRPTFGSANDFFNNLAGVERPSLARDVYGGSIGGPIKKDRLFFFYSYEGQYQKQEAPVNRVVPLAHLGSGELRFNGTGPSCNAGGQCVLQLAELNAIYNQVGINPIAVNVLGSAASRYASNNTIIGDGINTGGFLFNAPTTVKENTHIARFDWNPTDSQQIFFRGNYQWDNTAGVSAFPDTAATSLWSHPTGFVIGHNWTISPSMVNNFRYGFTRQAFSTQGDSSDNNISFRFVFAPVLYARTLTRITPVNNITDDFTWIKNNHTVQFGGNIRFIRNIRSTFASAYDAAVTNPSFYASSGAVVNQQITNAGYTIAGGSVASVQAAATALIGRYSQYSGNFTFDLDGNPLPSGTPSNRKFATEEYDAYIQDVWKVNRGLTLTMGLRYALSRPVYEKNGFQVVPATPLGDILERRARFAASGVANNELVNFVLGGPANNGPGFYSMDWNNWQPRIAAAWSPNFENKFLRAIFGKENDSVIRGGFGISNDYFGGQLAVSFDGLSTIGFTSNTTIAANTYNVTTNPAPLFTGFGQDIRALPGIPPPLQRFDTPADEAQRIETSLDSTIVSPQHYSWNVSWGRQLPKGLYFEASYIGRSARNLFGTRDVMALNNLVDPVSGMDWYTAAGMLHDLRAANTPILNVQAIPYFENLFDAVGLFGAPGTTSTQGVYNLIDRNGFDILDWTFVQLLIDDLGRNGQTNLFFHPQYAAFSAYGTFAKSNYHGATFSLRQRLGQTLSYDINYTWSKSMDDVSGLQTDGSYGGQFLLNPLRPEDNYSLSDFDSQHVVNANFLFDIPIGRGKMFFGDMNSVVDAIVGGWSLRGIYRWNTGQPLSTPFDQAQWATNWNVQSNGTRIAPFEIGVVRNTQNYFANPQQAFNSIRNARPGETGERNTLRLPGYQTLDMGLQKSITMPWNEKHKFQFRWEVFNVTNVQYFAVTNVTRSSYGLPQDPELGDAPGDFGRIFGGTQGNPRRMQFGFRYQF; encoded by the coding sequence ATGAAACTAAGTAATATGGGATTTCGGGCGTTTCGCTTGGTTCTCTCGCTCGGGCTATTTATGGCCTTTGCGGGAGCAGCGTTCGCCCAGACCGGTACAAGTACTGTATCGGGGACCGTAGTGGATCAGACAGGCGCTGTCGTTCCAGGTGCTACGGTTACAATTTCGAACCCGGCGACCGGACTTACCCGGTCAGCTGTTTCGGCGTCGAACGGACGGTTTACTTTTCCGGGACTTGCTCCGGCTACTTATCGCATCGAGATAGAGGCGAGTGGCTTCAAGAAGCTTGTCAAGTCTGATATTCAGGCGACCGTTGACTCGTCGAGCGACTATAGCCTCGCTCTCGAACCGGGCGATGTGTCGGTCGTAGTTGACGTCACTGCAAACTCGATCGAGGCAGTGATAAACACTCAGGATGCAACGATCGGAAACAATTTTGTCTCCGAGCAGATCACGGAACTTCCGACCGACCTGCGTCGGGTGAACAACCTGCTGGCTCTCCAGCCGGGTGTTACCCGCGACGGTTATGTTGCCGGCGGACGCAGTGACCAGGCGAACATCACGCTTGACGGCGTTGACATCAACGACCAGCAGACCGGTGGACGTGCCGGCGGCGGTGACACCGATCAGGGTTCTGCACTTCGTGCAACGACTGAATCGGTCGAAGAGTTCCGCATCACAACCGTTGGTGCGAATGCCAATCAGGGCCGATCGTCCGGTGCTCAGGTTTCGCTCGTAACAAAGAGTGGAACGAACGAATTCCGCGGTTCGGCATTTTGGTTCAATCGCCCGACGTTCGGTTCGGCAAACGACTTTTTTAACAATCTTGCCGGCGTTGAGCGTCCGAGCCTCGCACGTGATGTTTACGGCGGCTCGATAGGTGGACCGATCAAGAAAGATCGTTTGTTCTTCTTTTATTCCTACGAGGGCCAGTACCAGAAGCAGGAGGCTCCGGTCAACCGTGTTGTGCCGCTCGCACACCTCGGAAGCGGCGAGCTTCGCTTCAACGGAACGGGCCCGAGCTGTAATGCAGGCGGACAGTGCGTCCTTCAGCTTGCAGAACTGAACGCGATCTACAATCAGGTCGGCATCAACCCGATCGCGGTCAATGTTCTCGGCTCGGCGGCGTCGCGCTACGCATCAAACAACACCATCATCGGGGATGGGATCAACACCGGTGGATTTCTTTTCAATGCGCCGACCACGGTGAAAGAGAACACACACATCGCTCGTTTTGACTGGAACCCGACCGATTCACAGCAGATTTTCTTCCGCGGTAATTATCAGTGGGACAACACGGCTGGGGTTTCGGCGTTTCCTGACACTGCAGCGACCTCGCTTTGGAGTCACCCGACAGGCTTCGTCATCGGCCACAATTGGACGATCAGCCCATCGATGGTCAACAACTTCCGCTATGGCTTCACCCGGCAGGCATTCAGCACGCAGGGCGACTCATCCGACAACAATATCAGTTTCCGGTTCGTTTTCGCTCCGGTGCTGTATGCTCGGACGCTCACCCGGATCACGCCGGTGAACAATATTACGGACGACTTTACGTGGATCAAGAACAACCACACGGTCCAATTTGGTGGAAACATCCGCTTTATCCGCAACATTCGTTCGACCTTCGCGTCGGCTTATGACGCCGCGGTCACAAACCCGTCGTTCTACGCTTCATCGGGTGCGGTAGTGAATCAGCAGATCACAAACGCTGGCTACACGATCGCAGGCGGAAGTGTAGCATCGGTGCAGGCGGCAGCAACGGCCCTGATCGGCCGTTACTCGCAGTACAGCGGCAACTTTACGTTCGATCTTGATGGGAATCCGCTTCCGTCAGGTACGCCCTCGAATCGTAAGTTTGCAACTGAGGAATACGACGCCTATATTCAGGACGTCTGGAAGGTCAATCGCGGCCTTACTCTTACGATGGGCCTTCGTTATGCCCTTAGCCGTCCGGTTTATGAAAAGAACGGCTTCCAGGTCGTTCCGGCGACACCGCTCGGCGACATCCTTGAGCGCCGCGCGCGGTTTGCTGCTTCAGGTGTAGCAAATAACGAACTCGTTAATTTTGTTCTCGGTGGCCCCGCGAATAATGGTCCGGGCTTCTACAGCATGGACTGGAACAACTGGCAGCCGCGTATCGCCGCGGCATGGTCGCCGAACTTTGAGAACAAGTTCCTGAGAGCGATCTTTGGTAAAGAAAACGATTCCGTTATCCGTGGCGGCTTCGGTATCTCGAATGACTACTTCGGTGGGCAGTTGGCGGTAAGCTTTGACGGACTTTCAACGATCGGCTTCACTTCCAACACGACCATCGCGGCAAATACGTACAATGTTACGACAAATCCGGCTCCACTCTTCACCGGATTTGGACAAGACATTCGTGCTCTTCCGGGCATTCCGCCCCCGCTGCAGCGGTTCGATACGCCGGCCGATGAGGCACAGCGTATCGAAACCTCTCTCGATTCTACGATCGTTTCGCCGCAGCATTATTCGTGGAATGTTTCATGGGGACGTCAGCTTCCCAAGGGACTTTACTTTGAGGCGTCGTATATCGGCCGTTCGGCACGCAATCTGTTCGGAACGCGTGACGTTATGGCTCTCAACAATCTTGTTGATCCGGTATCCGGAATGGATTGGTACACTGCTGCAGGAATGCTGCATGACCTCCGTGCCGCAAATACGCCGATCCTGAACGTCCAGGCAATTCCGTACTTCGAGAACCTGTTCGATGCGGTCGGGCTCTTCGGGGCACCCGGAACGACCTCGACACAGGGTGTCTACAACCTGATCGACCGGAACGGCTTCGACATTCTCGACTGGACCTTCGTTCAGCTCCTGATCGACGATCTGGGTAGGAATGGGCAGACGAATCTCTTCTTCCATCCACAGTACGCTGCATTTTCGGCCTATGGGACCTTCGCGAAGTCGAACTACCATGGTGCGACGTTCTCGCTCCGGCAGCGGCTTGGGCAGACGTTGAGCTATGACATCAACTACACCTGGTCGAAGTCGATGGACGACGTTTCAGGCCTTCAGACCGACGGTTCGTACGGCGGACAGTTCCTTCTGAACCCGCTTCGTCCGGAAGACAACTACTCGCTTTCGGACTTCGACTCGCAGCATGTCGTCAATGCCAACTTCCTCTTCGATATTCCGATCGGACGCGGAAAAATGTTCTTCGGCGACATGAATTCGGTAGTTGACGCTATTGTCGGTGGTTGGTCGCTACGCGGTATTTACCGGTGGAACACCGGTCAGCCGCTATCGACGCCGTTCGACCAGGCCCAGTGGGCGACCAACTGGAACGTTCAATCGAACGGAACCAGGATCGCTCCTTTCGAGATCGGCGTAGTTCGCAACACGCAGAATTACTTTGCCAATCCTCAGCAGGCTTTCAACTCTATCCGCAACGCTCGACCGGGCGAAACGGGTGAGCGGAATACCCTGCGGCTTCCGGGATATCAGACACTCGATATGGGTCTCCAGAAGAGCATAACGATGCCATGGAACGAGAAGCACAAATTCCAGTTCCGCTGGGAGGTCTTCAACGTAACGAATGTTCAGTACTTTGCGGTAACGAACGTCACACGTTCGAGCTACGGCCTTCCGCAGGATCCTGAACTCGGTGACGCTCCTGGTGACTTTGGCCGAATCTTCGGCGGTACTCAAGGTAACCCGCGTCGAATGCAGTTCGGATTCCGTTATCAGTTCTAG
- a CDS encoding VOC family protein — MATIFHLAFPVDDLAAAREFYGGVLGCPEGRSSETWIDFDLYGHQIVTHLSPAGGGVAVRNEVDADHVPVPHFGIVLPMAEWRELAERLRSKGVEFVIEPKIRFEGEVGEQATMFFMDPSGNALEFKGFNDLSQVFAK; from the coding sequence ATGGCAACGATCTTTCATCTGGCATTTCCGGTCGATGATTTAGCGGCCGCACGCGAATTTTACGGCGGCGTTCTTGGCTGCCCCGAGGGCAGGAGTTCGGAGACGTGGATCGATTTCGACCTCTACGGGCATCAGATCGTTACGCATCTTTCGCCCGCGGGCGGCGGAGTTGCGGTGCGTAATGAGGTAGATGCTGATCACGTTCCGGTGCCGCACTTTGGGATAGTTTTGCCGATGGCAGAATGGCGCGAGCTTGCCGAGCGTCTGCGGTCGAAAGGCGTCGAATTCGTCATCGAACCGAAGATCAGGTTCGAAGGCGAGGTTGGCGAGCAGGCGACGATGTTCTTTATGGACCCGAGCGGCAACGCGCTTGAGTTCAAAGGGTTCAACGACCTCTCGCAGGTCTTCGCGAAATAG
- a CDS encoding MFS transporter — MQPLTNGQLIRGKRDFRHLLAGQFVSELGSWFNFIAVLGLVRVMSDASPMAAGIIFVCRLVPMALLAPIAGGLADRFSRRQIMLWTDLARAGVALLPLFIVSRDDLWIAYIATALLSAFSSFFDGAKNAATPNLTGKDGLLAGMALMFSTRFLLMAVGSALGGWAAAVFGYEISFIINAISFLLSAYTVWLIPEEAVREAATAETRPETTFIGEIREGLVYTVKNHFALTILLLNVIWATGGGAINIVFERMGGVYFAEKDAWNPDMAVGLLWTAAGLGLFLGMMLARRASVYFDRKGTNRQFIGWALIIHGVLFAIGGLMPAFWLLLFFTFISRAIIGVEYAVQETMFQRSLPDYIRGRISTLDRGAELTMYGLTTYLASLAVYAISPQTLTVISGLLAGSAGIVWFLRTRPNAGGPEIEMLTGSAEPVKP, encoded by the coding sequence ATGCAGCCGCTCACTAACGGACAACTCATCCGCGGCAAACGTGATTTTCGCCATCTGCTGGCCGGGCAGTTCGTCTCGGAACTCGGCAGTTGGTTCAATTTTATCGCGGTGCTCGGGCTTGTCCGTGTGATGTCTGATGCTTCGCCGATGGCGGCCGGGATCATCTTCGTCTGTCGGCTTGTGCCGATGGCGCTCCTCGCCCCGATCGCCGGCGGCCTTGCTGATCGCTTCTCGCGGCGGCAGATAATGCTCTGGACCGACCTCGCCCGTGCCGGGGTCGCTTTGCTTCCGCTCTTTATCGTAAGCCGCGATGATCTCTGGATCGCGTATATCGCGACTGCTCTGTTATCTGCGTTCAGCAGTTTCTTTGACGGAGCCAAGAATGCCGCAACGCCGAACCTGACCGGCAAGGACGGCCTGCTCGCGGGCATGGCTTTGATGTTCTCGACTCGCTTTCTGCTGATGGCGGTCGGCTCGGCACTCGGCGGCTGGGCGGCGGCTGTCTTCGGCTACGAGATATCGTTCATCATCAACGCCATCTCGTTTCTCCTCTCGGCATACACGGTCTGGCTGATCCCGGAAGAAGCCGTCCGCGAAGCCGCGACCGCGGAAACGCGGCCCGAGACGACCTTCATCGGCGAGATCCGCGAGGGGCTCGTCTATACGGTCAAGAATCATTTCGCGTTGACGATACTCTTGCTCAACGTCATCTGGGCCACCGGCGGCGGTGCTATCAACATCGTCTTTGAGCGGATGGGCGGCGTTTACTTTGCCGAAAAGGACGCGTGGAATCCGGATATGGCCGTCGGCCTTCTCTGGACGGCAGCCGGGCTCGGGCTCTTTCTCGGGATGATGCTAGCCCGCCGGGCAAGTGTTTATTTTGACCGCAAGGGCACGAACCGGCAGTTCATCGGCTGGGCGCTGATCATCCACGGCGTGCTCTTCGCCATCGGCGGATTGATGCCCGCATTCTGGCTGCTGCTCTTTTTCACCTTTATTTCGCGGGCGATAATTGGCGTGGAATATGCGGTGCAGGAGACGATGTTCCAGCGAAGCCTGCCGGACTACATTCGCGGCCGCATCTCGACTCTCGACCGCGGTGCCGAGCTGACGATGTACGGGCTGACGACCTATCTCGCGAGCCTCGCCGTCTATGCCATCTCGCCGCAAACTCTGACGGTCATCTCCGGCTTGCTTGCCGGCTCGGCGGGGATCGTCTGGTTTCTGCGGACGCGGCCAAACGCCGGCGGCCCCGAGATCGAAATGCTTACCGGTTCCGCCGAACCCGTCAAGCCGTGA
- a CDS encoding DUF1385 domain-containing protein: MTSKKAFARRLTRFIHTVFAVERDLIVGGQAVMEGVMMRTPSAYAIACRKQDGTIITTAESLPKWSDKYRWLNIPVLRGGATLIQTMALGIKALNFSAKVFEDDQRAQEELTKEKAFELEAALAEGTADENFTKSGAKVTMPKKQAKESGGSSASTIGSLIFALGFNILLFVVAPLLLTNVAFIAFGWAEAPVIPPDAGWWTNIYAYIWETKPHSWIAFNLVDGIVRMVFFVAMIWSMSYMRDIRRVFEYHGAEHKTVYAWEKGLDLTPANAAEQRRQHPRCGTSFLMVVMLVSIVLFSVIAFEQTWLNLVVRIALMPLVAGLSYEVIRYAAKKESGPIFKFMTLPGIWLQNITTQEPDDEQLEVAITALNESLKLEPAT; this comes from the coding sequence ATGACAAGCAAGAAAGCGTTCGCTCGCAGACTCACCCGCTTCATCCATACCGTTTTTGCGGTGGAGCGAGACCTGATCGTCGGCGGCCAGGCCGTTATGGAAGGCGTGATGATGCGTACGCCCTCGGCCTATGCGATCGCCTGCCGCAAGCAGGACGGCACCATAATCACGACCGCCGAGAGTCTGCCAAAGTGGAGCGACAAATATAGGTGGCTCAACATTCCCGTGCTCCGCGGCGGGGCGACGCTTATCCAGACGATGGCTCTCGGCATCAAGGCGTTGAACTTCTCGGCAAAGGTCTTTGAAGATGACCAGCGGGCGCAGGAAGAACTGACGAAAGAAAAGGCGTTCGAACTCGAAGCCGCATTGGCCGAAGGAACGGCCGACGAGAACTTTACGAAGTCCGGTGCCAAGGTCACAATGCCGAAAAAGCAAGCGAAAGAAAGCGGAGGAAGCTCGGCGAGCACGATCGGCTCGCTGATCTTCGCCCTTGGCTTCAACATCCTTCTTTTCGTCGTCGCACCGCTTCTGCTTACGAACGTCGCGTTCATCGCCTTCGGCTGGGCCGAGGCACCGGTCATACCGCCCGATGCGGGTTGGTGGACAAATATTTACGCCTACATCTGGGAAACGAAGCCGCACTCCTGGATCGCCTTCAACCTAGTTGACGGTATCGTCCGCATGGTCTTTTTTGTTGCGATGATCTGGTCGATGTCTTACATGCGTGACATCCGCCGCGTCTTCGAGTACCACGGAGCCGAGCACAAGACGGTCTATGCCTGGGAGAAAGGGCTCGACCTTACGCCAGCGAATGCGGCCGAGCAGCGCCGTCAGCATCCTCGCTGCGGAACGTCGTTCCTAATGGTCGTGATGCTAGTTTCGATCGTGCTTTTCTCGGTGATCGCCTTTGAACAGACGTGGCTTAATCTCGTGGTTAGGATCGCTCTGATGCCGCTCGTCGCCGGGCTTTCATATGAGGTGATCCGCTATGCGGCGAAAAAAGAATCGGGCCCTATCTTTAAGTTCATGACGCTGCCGGGTATTTGGCTGCAGAACATCACAACGCAGGAACCAGACGATGAACAGCTCGAGGTCGCAATTACTGCGCTCAACGAATCGCTGAAGCTCGAACCCGCTACTTGA
- the prfA gene encoding peptide chain release factor 1, which produces MLEKLVQIEKNYEELTEQISSPEFMSDMQQYAKLMKQHRMLGEIVEKYREVKKLSEGLAGAKELAETADDEEMRAMAELEIAEIEEKLPPAEEELKFLLLPKDPNDEKNVILEIRAGTGGDEATLFAAEMLRMYARYAERQGWRMEIMETADTGVGGIKEAIAMIEGDNVYSKLKYESGVHRVQRVPQTETQGRIHTSAVTVAVLPEAEEVDIQVNPNDLRVDTFCSSGPGGQSVNTTYSAVRLTHLPTGLVVSMQDEKSQIKNREKAMRVLRARLQEMEEQKQQALLSAERKSMVGSGDRSEKIRTYNFKENRVSDHRIGLTVYQLDLVMEGQIDEFVEALRTHYQTEKLKAEATG; this is translated from the coding sequence ATGCTTGAAAAGCTTGTACAGATCGAAAAGAACTACGAAGAGCTGACCGAACAGATCTCGTCGCCCGAGTTCATGTCGGATATGCAGCAGTATGCGAAGCTGATGAAACAGCACCGCATGCTCGGCGAGATCGTAGAGAAATACCGCGAGGTAAAGAAGCTGAGCGAAGGCCTCGCCGGGGCCAAAGAGCTTGCCGAGACCGCCGATGACGAAGAGATGCGGGCAATGGCCGAGCTTGAGATCGCCGAGATCGAAGAAAAACTCCCGCCCGCCGAAGAAGAATTGAAGTTTCTCCTTCTCCCGAAAGATCCGAACGACGAAAAGAACGTAATTCTTGAGATCCGTGCCGGGACCGGCGGCGACGAAGCGACGCTCTTTGCCGCGGAAATGCTCCGGATGTATGCCCGCTACGCCGAGCGGCAGGGCTGGCGGATGGAGATAATGGAAACGGCCGATACCGGAGTCGGCGGCATAAAAGAAGCCATCGCGATGATCGAGGGCGACAACGTTTATTCAAAGCTCAAATACGAATCCGGCGTCCACCGCGTCCAGCGCGTCCCGCAGACCGAGACCCAAGGACGCATCCACACCTCGGCCGTGACGGTCGCCGTTCTCCCCGAGGCCGAGGAAGTTGATATTCAGGTGAACCCGAACGACCTTCGGGTCGATACGTTCTGTTCCTCGGGCCCGGGCGGGCAATCGGTGAATACGACCTATTCCGCCGTCCGGCTTACGCACTTGCCGACCGGCCTCGTCGTTTCGATGCAGGACGAAAAATCGCAGATAAAGAACCGCGAAAAGGCGATGCGCGTCCTGCGGGCACGGCTTCAGGAGATGGAGGAGCAAAAGCAGCAGGCCCTGCTCTCCGCCGAACGCAAATCGATGGTCGGGAGCGGCGACCGCTCGGAGAAGATCCGAACGTACAATTTCAAAGAGAATCGCGTTTCGGATCATCGCATCGGGCTGACCGTTTACCAACTCGACCTTGTGATGGAAGGGCAGATCGACGAATTTGTCGAGGCTCTCAGAACTCACTATCAAACGGAAAAATTGAAGGCCGAAGCAACTGGATAG
- a CDS encoding histidine phosphatase family protein: protein MATTRLYLIRHGQSAGNAEGRFGGHGPTPLSDLGRRQAEATARHLADEGVSAIYSSDLHRAVETASELARITDLEVRPTEAFRERHVGVLEGLTFDESREHHPRDYYALVNREVHHVITKGESYSQLLDRTKKKLWDIVRQHEGERVAIFSHTGAICFMTLHLMGAINRRTQRTPWIVTSNCGINRFEIRPRRNIRVLAINDTRHLLDITGNDSFAAR, encoded by the coding sequence GTGGCAACCACAAGGCTATACCTGATAAGACATGGGCAATCTGCCGGAAATGCCGAAGGGCGTTTCGGCGGACACGGCCCGACTCCGCTTTCCGATCTTGGAAGGCGGCAGGCCGAGGCGACCGCCCGGCATTTGGCTGATGAAGGCGTCTCGGCGATCTATTCGAGCGATCTTCACCGTGCGGTCGAGACGGCATCGGAACTGGCACGCATCACCGATCTTGAAGTACGGCCGACCGAAGCATTTCGCGAGCGGCACGTCGGGGTCCTCGAAGGGCTGACATTTGATGAGTCCCGCGAACATCACCCGCGGGATTATTATGCGCTCGTCAACCGCGAAGTGCATCACGTTATCACTAAAGGCGAGAGCTATTCGCAGCTCCTCGACCGTACAAAGAAAAAGCTCTGGGATATAGTTCGCCAGCACGAAGGCGAGCGGGTCGCTATCTTTTCCCACACGGGTGCGATCTGTTTCATGACGCTCCACCTGATGGGTGCGATCAACCGCCGGACGCAGCGAACACCCTGGATCGTCACCTCAAATTGCGGCATCAACCGCTTCGAGATCCGCCCGCGGCGTAACATCCGCGTCCTCGCCATCAACGACACCCGCCACCTCCTCGACATCACCGGCAACGATTCCTTCGCCGCCCGCTGA